The Tachysurus vachellii isolate PV-2020 chromosome 21, HZAU_Pvac_v1, whole genome shotgun sequence region gtaagagaggaggagaagtgTAATATGGCTCTGGTGTGTGATCACAGCACTGGGTGATTTTTATCCAAACACATCAACATCCACTCAGACTCCTAAACACAGTAAATGTTTTCCTTCACTGCTTCGTTCTAATCGAACAGCACAAGTGATGTTTTAGTGGAGTCTCATTCACCACATGCTGCAGCTGATGAGTGTCACGACTCGTGCTGCTGGTTTTATCCACCGAGATGATGGATGCTGCGGATTGATGAAGATTCAGGCTGTAAATTTGCTGCGTTTCATGTTGAATCTGACGAGAACGATTTAAGAATGCACTCAGTAGATTTCTACATCTTTACTTCTTGTttcttctctatttctctccaCTTATAAAAGATCAGATATTTATACAAATGTAcgaacatgtttatttatgcttAACTCCCACGTACTAATTCAAAGATGCAGCATTTTTAGGATATTtgaaataactgaaataaataaataaagtaggaaataattctgaaataatAAGAAGCTTTGAATAGTGAAGCAGGAAGCAGGACAGTTTAGTGACGcaaagaggaagaaaataaTGAACCAAAGTTTGGagtcttatttattcattaaataacaaaagtgTTTTTGATGCAAATTCAGCTGTAGGTTTTAAGACAGAGGCTTTAAAGTGTCCAgaaaaagtgttcagtgtgttgattTAATCCAGAGAAAATACAGAACTcattaagagaaagaaaatcagcaGCTCTGTCAAAAGGGGAACGATATTAAACcctttatgagtgtgtgttagcgtgggtgagtgtgtgttagtgtgggtgagtatgtgttagtgtgggtgagtgtgtgttagtgtgggtgagtatgtgttagtgtgggtgagtgtgtgttagtggatgttattgtgtatgtgttaaggtgttattgtgtgtttgtgtgttagtgttggtaagtgtgtgttagtgtgggtgagtgtgtgttagcgtgggtgagtatgtgttagtgtgtgttagtgggtgttattgtgtgtgggttaaggtgttagtgtgtgttagtgtgttagtgggCATATTAATTGTGCATATTAATCTGTGTTAGTGTCTATTATTGTGCGTTAGTGTTGGTTAGTGTGCATTATTGtgctttagtgtgtgttagtgtgtgatactGTGCATTAGTATGCTTTAGTGTGTGataatgtgtgttagtgtgtgatactGTGCATTAGTATGCTTTAGTGTGTGataatgtgtgttagtgtgtgttaaggtgtcattgtgtgtgttaatgcatgttaacgtgtgttagtgtgtgttagtgagcgTTAGTGTGCGTTAGTGTGCATTAttgtgggttagtgtgtgttaaggtgtcaatgtgtgtgttaatgcatgttaacgtgtgttagtgtgtgttagtgtgtgttgtttaattCTAATCAGCAGCAGTGTGATAAGTGAGATGTGACTGGATGTTAAGCTGAGTCATTAACACCACCCTGAGATTGATTCTGTCCTCTAACATCATGTCCTGTGGTGTTTTGTGCCTCTTATACGAACCACCACAATGAACTAACAGTTTATTATCTAAAGACTTTTAATATCGGGGACGTTTTCAGTTACGTCCTGTCCTCAGGGACATTCCAGTGTATTAACAGTCGTTACTTCAGCAGCTTGTtacatgttactgagaaaccacacAGAAGTGTGAACTGCTCCGTCCTGGAGATGAACCACAGCActgagactggagactccttccatacatgttacacaaacacacgcctCCTGACTGACGATCATTAGTGTTGATGCACAGAGTGTGTGCTGTACACGTCCCTGTctttagctgttactatagaaacgctaacgtatcagagctgctgtgtgtAGAATACAGTAAACACATTCTAAAGTCCTCGGTTTCTCAGCCGTATTTGTGTCTGATTGGACCCGAGCTGTGATCGGACACAGACACGCGTCGATAACAGCGTCTCTTATTTCGAGCAGACGACGCCGCAGTCAAGCCTGAAATTGATTTCGGTCGAAATCTTTCTTTCCCTGCGCTTTAAATTAGAGATGGTTTGGTCTGATGGATCTCAGCACGATGTGTGGACGCTGCCTGTGGACGCTGcagctcagccaatcagaacggTTTCATCTGAAATCATCCACCTTCAGGTCCAGAACAGAATGTGGTCCCTTAACTCAGGGTCATATGGAGGTTCTGGACAGATTCTGTGCTCAAATAAACTCTCACTAAATATCTATCACTCAAGATGCTATAAGATTGTAGTGTGATGTTTCTGCCCCGTGTTAGTGATTTTTTCTACCACTGTAACCTCTAGAGCTCGTTACAGACGTCTGTTTACGTCACAAAACTATTTCCATCtggttttttttccagtttgagAAATATTAACCCTCACAGTTAAATAAACGCCAGAagactgttgctaggcaactatACGGAAATATTGTGTAAGCTAGCTAATGATAGATTTTTCTCCATTAACTTGTCTTCTTACTTTCTAGAAAGAgaagtttcttgttttttttattctgttgttttaggatttttgtgtttgtgttattttcacatctctattttctgtctttttttgacaaatcattgtttatctgttttattgtcacttatgttatagcagctggaATGTTCCCtcagcactctctctctgtctctctctgtctctctgtctttgtctctctctctctctgtctctctctctctctctctctctctctctctctctctctctctctctctgtctctctctctgtctctctgtctgtctctctgtctctctctgtctctctctctctctctgtctctgtctctctctctctctctctgtctgtctctctgtctctctctgtctctctctctttgtctctctctctctctctctctctctctctctctctctctctctctgtctctgtctctctctctgtctctctctctctgtctctctcactctctgtctctctctctgtctctctgtctctctctctgtatctctctctctgtatctctctctctgtctctgtctctctgtctctgtctctctctctgtctctctctctctctctgtctctgtctcgcgctctctgtctctctgtctgtctctctttctctctctctctctctctctctctctctctctctctctctctctctctctctctctctctctctctctctctctctctctgtctctctgtctctatctctgtctctctctctctctttgtctctctgtgtctgtctctctttctttctttgttttttttcctcaattctTTCTCTGTTGTTATATCGCTGCTTCATTGTTTATGTGGTTTCTTAATTTcctccattttcttttctttccagttCCTTCTTGTTGaccttcttttgttttgtttctttttgttcccCGTGTCTTTAtattttgtgtctctgtgttgttgagCTGAAGTTGTTtgtcattttctcttttctccatTACTTTCTAGTTCTCTAGACTCTTGGTGCTGTTTGTTTTCAGGGTCTAATTTAATTAGTTTAAAGTGATctaattcagtgtgtgtgtgtgagtgtgtgtgtgtgtgtgtgtgagtgagtgtgtgtgagtgagtgtgtgtgagtgagtgtgtgtgtgagtaagtgagtgattgtgagtgtgtgtgagtgattgtgtgtgtgagtaagtgtgtgtgtgggagtgagtgtgagtgagtgtgtgtgagtgtgtgtgagtgtgtgtgtgagtgtgtgagtgagtgtgtgtgtgagtgtgtgagtgagtgtgtgtgtgagtgtgtgtgtgtgtgagtgagtgtgtgagtgagtgtgagtgtgtgtgtgggagtgagtgtgtgtgagtgtgtgtgtgagtgtgtgagtgagtgtgtgtgagtgagtgtgtgtgtgagtgagtgtgtgtgtgtgtgtgggagtgagtgtgagtgagtgtgtgtgagtgtgtgtatgtagggcTGATGAGTACAGGAGGAAATTGTGATTCTCCCACAGTGCTGTTTTCTGCTTCCTCACGCTGTGACTGAAATTCTCTCAGGAATCTGTTATCTGGAATCCGAGCAGTTTCACACTCACATCTTCCTCCATCTTCACCGCAGCAGCAGCTTGGACAGGACAAGGCTGAGAGTTCACCTCATGCTCGATCCCACTGGAGTGAGGAATCCGACATAGCGTTTGTGTGTTAGGACCGAGAGATGAGAAGAATTTgatgaaaacacatttaaaagctACAGCTGCTGAATCGATTCACCACAAACGTAACACAGTGTTTTACTGACTAAAAACCTCAGAAGTGTCTGAAAATTCCAAAGAAAATATTTGGAATAGATAAAAATGAAGTGGCTGCTAGCTTCATGTCCATGGATTCAGCCACAGCGGGAAAGATtaacagtcattcattcattcattcatgttctaccgcttatccgaactacctcgggtcacggggagcctgtgcctatctcaggcatcatcgggcatcaaggcaggatacaccctggacggagtgccaacccagcacagggcacacacacacacacactctcattcactcacgcaatcacacactacggacaattttccagagatgccaaccaacctaccatgcatgtctttggaccgggggaggaaaccggagtacccggaggaaacccccgaggcacggggacaacatgcaaactccacacacacaaggtggaggtgggaatcgaacccccaaccctggaggtgtgaggcgaacgtgctaactactaagccaccgtgacccccttatGGATAAACTGTGTAAGCTAATTAAGTCGaaataaaatgagacaaaatcATCAGTAACATccttaacatttaacatttaagtgtgtaaatgttcctaggaaaaaaatcacagaagtGTTAAAATTCTATTGTGATTATTTTGTGATATGACAGTTAGCATCAAGCGCTAACTTCTGATgagcatttctctctctcatgtctaCTTCAGACAGAGATGAGCTATAAGCTCTGGATTAGATGATGATCTTTTTCCTGGTGTTTactcttgcaaaaaaaaaaaaacaagacaacatttttaacaactgtttatttcattatgtttCATTCCTTTATGTATATTTACCTTTAGCTTGATGATAAAACATACAGCACTGATATTTACAGACAAGCATGTAACACAACAGCTGTGGTGATGAACATGGGCCCCGTCCCAAACATTAGCGGATGTATGGTGTACATTTAAATggaataacatttatttctgagagaaattaataaataaattctgtccATCTTGCGAGCAGTTTCAGGACTTTTTTCAGGCATCGTGATGTGATATTTGTATCATCATCGAGTAAACGAGTGAGCATCAAGCCaacaaacacagtaacacacacaacttgttTCTACTTGCTAATATCTATCAggctgctagctagctaacaaataGGCTACATTAGCATACAGAGCTAGCATAGTGGTGATATATTTAGTCTTGGCATGAGGTTTTATACAGTAATTGCACCGATTAGTTAGATATTATATGGCCTTTACAGGATTGTGTGACgttatatatttaattcctAAAAACAACTTTGTGTAGACGAGggctgtgtctcaatcagctctgTAGCTCATTAGGTAGTGAAACAGTACATCGTGCACAAGATACTGAGCAACTCTGGTTCACAACATGCCGGGACACTGACAACAGTttacagtgacatgacataACGCTCGTGATGTCACACCTCACCACTGGTTCACTTAAAGCACAGCAGGGAAAATATTTCCTGTCACGGATCTTCTTCAAGCAGGATGCTAGGCTCGCTAGctaattttttaaatcatgaaaacaattaaaagatTCAAAACAAGCTGTACAAATAAAGTTGCCAAATAAAGTCGGGAATCTTTAACGTACATCAGTAAGAGTTTAAGAGCTACAACAACAGCAAGCTACTTACATGTGGAGAAGTTAGCCGAGCTTTTTTTATTCAAGCTGAGGCGCTTCAGAAAAATGTTTAGCTTTCCAGTAAGGGAACGTTTAGTGAGCATTGGGTAGTGAGCAAGGGTTTAGTGAGCATTGGGTAGTGAGCAAGGGTTTAGTGAGCATTGGTTAGTGAGCtccctggtgtgtgtggtgtattgtgGTATTTTTACAGAGTGAATGTTTCAGTGCACCGGAAGAATTTTGCGAttgagataaagaaagaactcAAAATGGCCGAATCCACGATCAGGACCCTGACTACTGAACACAGGAGCTGATTGAGatgcagcttaaaaaaaaaaaaagactagttTACATCACAATTAGTAGTCAGACAAAGATACATTCACAATGTCCAGATTTTGTTTACAATAAAATCAGAACTCTAACACGCGTGTTGAGTTGTGTACAtctcctgaaataaaaaagcttcaGCGTAAACATTCAGGCTTCAAGCGCAGACGGCTACGAGGACGGATACGGCGTTAACGTCACGTCATCAGAAATCAAACAAACCCCAAACTTCCTGACAATGTTTTATATTGAAGGAGAAACTGAACAAAAGGGAAACAGATGCTAGCTGTAAGAGGACGGCTAGAGACAATAGTTTGTTTAgctatgtttatttttgtaagttTGATAAAAacgtaaaaaatatattttatttattttttcatccatCTTACAAACCCCACCTCCTTCCCCCCAGTCTGTTCCTCAACCAGCACTGGTGTCTGCGCGGCCGTCCAGGCTTTAAGAGCCTCCTGTTTACACAGTGTCCAGAAACACCAGGGTAAAAATATCTCCATACACATTGACACATTAAAGCACCTGATATTAAGTTATTTATGGTCTGGATTTAGTGGATTCACAtgacaccatgcacacacacacacacacacacacacacacacacacacacacacttttgtttgtcgctctggataaggccgtctgcctaatgatgtaaatgtaaatgttaaaaatgaaaaacacacacaaacacacacacacacacacacactctctctctctctctctctctcacacacacacacactctctctctctcacagacacacacacacaccccagaacCTTCTCCTTCCTCATCTGCTGCTGTATGAAATGCTCCTGCAGACGTAGGTGTAGGAGTCGCAGTTTCAGTTGACTCGAGGCTCTTTGCAtgaatattgtattttaaacGTCCTGAACCGTGACTACGAGCCGCGCTACAGCCTCCTACAGCCGCTGAAGCTCTTCTGATCACAAACGTTCCGGAGAAACATGGAGTGTTCACAGATTCCTCAGCCTGCAGTCCCTCGAGgacatttattaatgtttaacaaGCAGGACACATTACCAAGCAGCTCCACATGCATCAGGCAGCGAAAAGAACTTTTTTACTGAGAGAAAAATCTAAGTATTATGTAGTATTGTGACATCACCGATTGCCTCACATCCGTCACGCTCCAGTGACCGATTCAATTAAATCAGCAATCTCGTGTTGACTCACCTTCCAGAGAGAAATGCAGAAACAACGAATGGCTTTTCTAAGGAAAAAAACATCCGTTAATGCAATAAAAGTATCAGAGGCCACTTTGTATAATGAATCATTATCTTTAACTTTATAATCTTTAACTTTATAATCTAGTGCAGTTCCTAATAAAACGTTCATTTATTCTTTCCTCTGAAATTACCcacagaacactgaacactgaaacaCATCCTTCACGCTGTATATTTACAGTCGCATATACTGTAGAATCCTGGTCACTATAGCAACAAAGTTGTACATCTAAAGCACTTTCACATTAAGTACTTGGACCCCATAAAAAATCCTTTCATGTTTGCTtagaaaccaaaataaaaatatccagCGTACATTGgattactgtacatactgtactgatAACATTCACTCCTCAGTTAACATTTTATTGGTTAGCGAGAACGCTAGTTAGCTACGTCTGTCACATACTGGATTATGAATCAAACCCAGTCCATCAACCTCCACCTGGAATACTTTAGATTTGTGGTATAAACAAAAGAACTGACTAACGTTTTCTTCACTTCAGCCTGACATGATGAGTAAGATGTTTATCGTATCAGACATCTAGCTTAAACACACTACGCTTCAGTTGGACCATCTTAAGACATTCCTCAGACTGTAGCAGCAGATGATCTCCTTGAGCGTCTTGCGCATCTCCTGGCTCCTGAAGGCGTAGATGAGCGGGTCGATGACAGAGTTGCACATGATCAGGATGAGGTACATGTTGAAGTGGGACAtgaagcacatacagtacaggttCCTGGGGCAGGAGATCATAAGGATGAGGTGGAGGAAGAATGGCGCCCAGCACACGATGAAGATCCCCAGCAGGATGGTGAGAGTGACGGCTGCTTTCATGTTAGTCCTCTGGTGGATGGAGTTGTATCCGGGCAGAGCGGCTATGCGCTTGACATGCGAGCGAGCCAgcatgaacatgtgtgtgtacagcgaGGCCATGAGCACCAGCATGATGAAGAACATGGACACCAGGCACACGATGACAAGCGTGCTGTCTGAGTAAATAATGAACACGATGCCGCATCCTGTGCAAAAGGACCAAATCCCGGTGATGATGAGCGACGCACGCTTCACCGTCATGATGTTGTGGTAGCGCAGTGCGTAGAATGTGGTGACGTAGCGATCCACAGCAATGGCCAGCAAGCTGCACATGGATGCCACTACGGAGATGCAGATCATGGAGTCAAAGACGTTGTCTATTTGTCTGATGATGTGATCTTCTGCCACCAGCTGTTGGTTGCTGAGCAGGTAGATGACGATGGTCTCCCATGCGTTGGACACACTCACCAACATGTCCGCCACTGCCAGACTGCACACAAAGAAGTACATGGGCGAGTGCAGGTTCTTGTTCTTCACTATGGCACAGATGACCAGGATGTTCTCCAACAAGCTGATGATTCCCAGAATGAGGAAGACCTCAGGGGTGACGTTGAGCTGCTCACAGACTTTGGATTTTGTCCGAGAAGGTGGAGATTCGGTGACGTTCATGGCGAAGACGTCACGGCTGGAGTTAACCGGATCGCTCCACACAGAGGGACTGACACTGATGTTCTCGGTGAAGTTCATCTTGAAGATTCAGAGAGCAACTTTAAAGTTTCTGGAGCTTTCTGTGAGTCAGCGGCTCGGAGTATCATGTGGCATCATTGTTCTGTGTGTAAAGAGCAGAGacagcataaataaacaaatcatctcAACAACAAACGACGTCTGATACTAAATCTAGCTTAAATCCTGGGTTCTGTGGCTTTTAAAGGAAGATCAGTTCTGTACGGAGCTTATTAACTGAGTTCCGTCATTTGTCGTGGAACATCAAAGCAGCCTCACTTTAATCTCTCTATTGTCGTAAAACTTAAACGCAGAGTTTGTTGCGTTACTGAGAAACCGCAAAGAAATGTAAACTCGGAAAACGTGATGTTACGGCTTCAgctctgacaccggagactccttcaggAAAGGTTCGTTTCTCCcgacagaaaacttcaccatatcagcCTTGTGCTGCTCACGTCCCTGTAAaccagctgttgctatggaaaccatAACAGATTCGGACGAGCGCATTCATTTAAACTGTGATGTGCAGCTGTGCTACAGTCAAAGCTGATGAGCTATAAGCTTCCTCAACACCTTCTGTGTAACTG contains the following coding sequences:
- the mc5ra gene encoding melanocortin 5a receptor, with protein sequence MNFTENISVSPSVWSDPVNSSRDVFAMNVTESPPSRTKSKVCEQLNVTPEVFLILGIISLLENILVICAIVKNKNLHSPMYFFVCSLAVADMLVSVSNAWETIVIYLLSNQQLVAEDHIIRQIDNVFDSMICISVVASMCSLLAIAVDRYVTTFYALRYHNIMTVKRASLIITGIWSFCTGCGIVFIIYSDSTLVIVCLVSMFFIMLVLMASLYTHMFMLARSHVKRIAALPGYNSIHQRTNMKAAVTLTILLGIFIVCWAPFFLHLILMISCPRNLYCMCFMSHFNMYLILIMCNSVIDPLIYAFRSQEMRKTLKEIICCYSLRNVLRWSN